A genome region from Pseudomonas sp. S06B 330 includes the following:
- a CDS encoding HAD family hydrolase produces the protein MHQQNILFDLDGTLTDPRLGITRSIQYALAKLGIDEPDLARLEHFIGPPLLQAFMQFYGFDEAKAWDAVNYYRERFKVTGLYENQVFDGVQPLLEALNGQGRTLYIATSKPWEFAREIARHFEFDHHFKVIYGSELDGTRTNKVELIAHLLAEESLDPAQTLMIGDRKHDLIGARSNGLEAAAVGYGFGSHEELTAEQPAYHFATLSDMHRAFLRS, from the coding sequence ATGCACCAGCAAAATATCCTTTTCGACCTCGACGGTACCCTGACCGACCCACGCCTGGGTATCACCCGTTCGATTCAGTACGCCCTGGCCAAGCTCGGCATTGATGAGCCGGATCTTGCGCGCCTGGAGCACTTCATCGGCCCGCCCTTGCTGCAGGCTTTCATGCAGTTCTACGGCTTTGACGAGGCCAAGGCTTGGGATGCGGTGAACTACTACCGTGAGCGTTTCAAGGTCACCGGTTTGTATGAGAACCAGGTGTTCGACGGTGTCCAGCCACTGCTGGAAGCGTTGAACGGGCAGGGCCGGACGCTGTACATCGCCACCTCAAAACCCTGGGAGTTCGCCCGCGAAATTGCCCGCCATTTCGAGTTCGATCACCACTTCAAGGTGATCTACGGCAGCGAACTCGACGGTACTCGTACCAATAAGGTCGAACTGATTGCCCATCTGCTGGCTGAGGAATCGCTGGACCCGGCGCAGACGCTGATGATCGGTGACCGCAAGCACGACTTGATTGGCGCCCGCAGCAACGGCCTTGAAGCGGCGGCGGTGGGTTATGGCTTTGGCAGTCATGAGGAACTGACGGCAGAACAACCGGCTTATCACTTTGCCACCTTGAGTGATATGCATCGGGCTTTTCTTCGGTCTTGA
- a CDS encoding gamma carbonic anhydrase family protein, protein MAMRSFQNHTPRLGERAFVDRSAVVLGDVEIGADSSVWPLTVIRGDMHRIRIGARSSVQDGSVLHITHAGPFNPDGFPLLIGDEVTIGHKVMLHGCTLGNRILVGMGSTIMDGAVVEDEVIIGAGSLVPPGKRLESGFLYVGSPVKQARALSEKERAFFPYSASNYVKLKDQHLAEGYHLPE, encoded by the coding sequence ATGGCCATGCGCAGCTTCCAGAACCATACCCCCCGCCTCGGCGAACGCGCCTTCGTCGACCGCAGCGCGGTGGTTCTGGGCGATGTCGAGATCGGCGCAGACAGCTCAGTGTGGCCGCTGACCGTGATCCGCGGCGATATGCACCGCATCCGCATTGGTGCGCGTAGCAGCGTGCAGGATGGCAGCGTGCTGCACATTACCCACGCAGGGCCGTTCAACCCGGATGGATTTCCGTTGCTGATCGGTGATGAAGTAACCATTGGTCACAAAGTCATGCTCCACGGCTGCACCCTGGGCAACCGAATTTTGGTTGGCATGGGCAGCACCATCATGGATGGCGCGGTGGTCGAAGACGAAGTGATCATCGGCGCTGGCAGCCTGGTGCCGCCGGGCAAACGCTTGGAAAGCGGTTTTCTCTATGTCGGCAGTCCGGTCAAGCAAGCCCGCGCGTTGAGCGAAAAAGAACGGGCATTCTTTCCGTACAGCGCCAGCAACTACGTAAAACTCAAAGACCAGCATCTTGCCGAAGGCTATCACCTGCCTGAGTGA
- the prlC gene encoding oligopeptidase A → MSATNPLLQSYDLPPFSAIRAEHVQPAIEQILADNRTAIAEILKTQGQQPSWAGLVLAMDELNDRLGAAWSPVSHLNAVCNSAELREAYEACLPALSAYATEMGQNRELFQAYEALIASPEAAGFDVAQKTILEHALRDFRLSGIDLPADKQQRYAEVQSKLSELGSRFSNQLLDATQAWTKLVTDEAALAGLTDSAKAQMAAAAQAKGLEGWLISLEFPSYYAVMTYAEDRALREEIYAAYCTRASDQGPNAGQFDNGPVMREILDLRQELAELLGYANYAELSLATKMAESSDQVLSFLRDLAKRSKPFAVQDLAQLKAYAAEQGCPDLQSWDSGFYGEKLREQRYSVSQETLRAYFPIDKVLSGLFAIVQRLYGIEIAELKGFDTWHPDVRLFEIKEHGQHVGRFFFDLYARANKRGGAWMDGARDRRRAAGGHLQSPVANLVCNFTPAAPGKPALLTHDEVTTLFHEFGHGLHHLLTRIEHAGVSGINGVAWDAVELPSQFMENWCWEPEGLALISAHYETGAALPQDLLEKMLAAKNFQSGLMMVRQLEFSLFDFELHASHGDGRSVLEVLEGIRNEVSVMRPPVYNRFPNSFAHIFAGGYAAGYYSYKWAEVLSADAFSRFEEEGVLNAETGRAFREAILARGGSQEPMLLFVDFRGREPSIDALLRHCGLSEEVAA, encoded by the coding sequence GTGAGCGCGACCAACCCGCTACTGCAGTCTTATGACTTGCCGCCCTTCTCGGCGATCCGTGCCGAGCATGTGCAGCCGGCGATTGAACAGATCCTGGCCGACAACCGTACCGCTATTGCCGAAATCCTCAAAACCCAAGGTCAGCAACCAAGCTGGGCCGGTCTGGTTCTGGCGATGGACGAACTCAACGACCGCCTGGGCGCCGCCTGGAGTCCGGTCAGTCACCTCAATGCCGTGTGCAACAGCGCCGAACTGCGCGAAGCCTACGAGGCTTGCCTGCCGGCATTGAGCGCCTACGCCACTGAAATGGGTCAGAACCGCGAGCTGTTCCAGGCTTATGAGGCGCTGATCGCCAGCCCTGAAGCGGCGGGCTTTGATGTCGCACAAAAGACTATTCTCGAACACGCTCTGCGTGACTTCCGCCTGTCGGGTATCGACCTTCCGGCCGATAAGCAGCAGCGTTACGCTGAAGTGCAGAGCAAGCTCAGCGAACTGGGCAGCCGCTTCTCCAATCAACTGCTTGATGCTACGCAAGCCTGGACCAAGCTTGTTACTGATGAAGCAGCATTGGCCGGGCTGACCGATTCAGCCAAAGCGCAGATGGCTGCTGCGGCCCAGGCCAAGGGGCTTGAAGGCTGGCTGATCAGCCTTGAGTTTCCTAGCTACTACGCGGTGATGACCTACGCCGAAGATCGCGCTCTGCGCGAGGAAATCTACGCCGCCTACTGCACGCGTGCTTCGGATCAGGGCCCGAATGCCGGTCAGTTCGACAACGGCCCGGTGATGCGCGAAATCCTCGACCTGCGTCAGGAGCTGGCCGAACTGCTTGGTTATGCCAACTACGCCGAGCTGAGTTTGGCGACCAAAATGGCCGAGTCCAGCGATCAGGTGCTGAGCTTCCTGCGTGACCTGGCTAAACGCAGCAAGCCGTTTGCCGTACAGGACCTGGCCCAGCTCAAGGCCTATGCCGCCGAGCAGGGTTGCCCTGACTTGCAAAGCTGGGACAGTGGCTTCTACGGGGAGAAGCTGCGGGAGCAGCGCTACAGCGTTTCCCAGGAAACCCTGCGTGCGTACTTCCCGATCGACAAGGTGCTGTCAGGACTGTTTGCCATCGTCCAGCGCCTGTACGGCATCGAGATTGCCGAGCTCAAGGGTTTCGACACCTGGCATCCGGATGTGCGCCTGTTCGAAATCAAGGAGCACGGCCAGCACGTCGGTCGCTTCTTCTTCGACCTCTATGCGCGCGCCAACAAACGTGGCGGAGCCTGGATGGACGGCGCCCGCGACCGCCGTCGTGCGGCGGGTGGCCACCTGCAGAGTCCGGTGGCTAACCTGGTGTGCAACTTCACCCCGGCAGCCCCTGGCAAACCGGCGCTGCTGACTCACGATGAAGTCACCACCCTGTTCCACGAGTTCGGTCATGGCTTGCATCACCTGCTGACCCGCATCGAACATGCAGGTGTCTCCGGGATCAATGGCGTGGCCTGGGATGCTGTCGAGCTGCCAAGTCAGTTCATGGAAAACTGGTGCTGGGAGCCTGAAGGGCTGGCGCTGATCTCCGCTCATTACGAAACCGGTGCAGCCCTGCCTCAGGACCTGTTGGAGAAAATGCTGGCGGCGAAGAACTTCCAATCCGGGCTGATGATGGTCCGCCAATTGGAGTTTTCGTTGTTCGACTTCGAGCTGCATGCGAGCCACGGCGATGGCCGCAGTGTGCTGGAGGTGCTCGAAGGCATCCGCAACGAGGTCTCGGTCATGCGCCCACCGGTCTACAACCGCTTCCCCAACAGCTTTGCGCATATCTTCGCCGGCGGTTATGCCGCGGGTTACTACAGCTACAAATGGGCTGAAGTACTCTCGGCTGATGCATTCTCGCGTTTCGAGGAAGAAGGTGTGCTCAACGCCGAGACCGGTCGCGCCTTCCGCGAAGCGATCCTGGCCCGTGGCGGCTCTCAGGAGCCGATGCTGCTGTTCGTCGACTTCCGTGGCCGTGAGCCGTCAATCGATGCACTCTTGCGCCATTGTGGCCTGAGTGAGGAAGTGGCGGCATGA
- a CDS encoding YheV family putative zinc ribbon protein has translation MSDAPVIKTKKRFIAGAVCPACSEPDKLMMWSEDSVPHRECVACGFSDTLNEQGLSVPKELGTRVNKVEGKPAEAKVQTVQFFPNPKLKKPAE, from the coding sequence ATGAGTGATGCGCCCGTGATCAAGACGAAAAAGCGCTTTATCGCCGGGGCGGTCTGCCCGGCGTGCAGCGAGCCGGACAAGCTGATGATGTGGAGCGAAGACAGTGTTCCGCATCGTGAGTGTGTGGCCTGTGGGTTTTCCGACACCCTCAATGAGCAGGGGTTGTCGGTGCCGAAGGAACTGGGTACCCGAGTAAACAAAGTCGAGGGGAAACCGGCCGAGGCCAAAGTGCAGACGGTGCAGTTCTTTCCCAATCCCAAGCTGAAGAAACCGGCTGAATAA